A section of the Streptomyces sp. V3I8 genome encodes:
- a CDS encoding HAD family hydrolase has translation MSLLLLDLDNTLIDRDAAFRAAVAGFLAEHGLPVSDLTWVVAVDASGYTPRHEVAAALTDRYSNLVPAAAIRVLLDTGAADRVVLARASREALIRAWVAGWTCVIVTNGRTVQQEAKIRNTGLDQLVRGWVISEEVGHTKPQPQIFQAAAATVGLPLPGAWVIGDSPHADIAGAHMLGLRNVWVTNGRPWPRNSYQPTYVAHDVASAINHVIDASA, from the coding sequence ATGTCGCTGCTGCTGCTGGACCTCGACAACACTCTGATCGATCGCGATGCGGCCTTTCGTGCTGCTGTCGCTGGCTTCCTTGCCGAGCACGGTCTGCCCGTATCCGACCTCACGTGGGTTGTAGCTGTCGACGCCAGTGGCTATACCCCACGTCACGAGGTCGCCGCCGCTCTGACCGATCGATACAGCAACCTGGTGCCGGCTGCCGCCATCCGTGTCCTTCTCGACACCGGCGCCGCTGACCGCGTCGTTCTGGCACGCGCGTCCCGCGAGGCTTTGATCCGCGCATGGGTTGCGGGATGGACCTGCGTGATCGTCACCAACGGCCGCACCGTCCAGCAGGAAGCGAAGATCCGGAACACCGGACTCGACCAGCTCGTCCGAGGCTGGGTCATCTCCGAAGAAGTCGGCCACACGAAGCCGCAACCGCAGATCTTCCAGGCAGCAGCGGCAACCGTCGGCCTCCCCTTGCCCGGAGCATGGGTTATCGGCGATTCCCCGCACGCCGACATCGCAGGCGCCCACATGCTCGGTCTTCGAAACGTGTGGGTGACAAACGGCCGGCCCTGGCCCCGCAACTCCTACCAGCCCACCTATGTCGCTCATGATGTCGCCTCCGCGATCAACCATGTCATCGACGCATCGGCATAA
- a CDS encoding ZIP family metal transporter, with amino-acid sequence MVAGSALLLRAVPVAVALVGFGLRAPQKAIAAVMAFGAGVLLSAVGFELVGEAYEQAGLAPTAIGTLAGVVVYTAGDMWLARRGARHRERSGHHRDQARPSKDQQNGSGLALAFGALLDGVPESAVIGVSLLDGGAVSPVTVATLFVSNVPEGPSSSAGMKKAGRSRAHVFGAWGAVAAASTLSAVLATVADTMIPEAFEEAHLAIGLVTVSSFLVSCAPPTPDGSQATASPWCPRCPW; translated from the coding sequence CTGGTGGCGGGTTCTGCGCTGCTTCTGAGGGCGGTGCCGGTGGCGGTGGCGCTGGTGGGGTTCGGGTTGCGGGCGCCGCAGAAGGCGATCGCGGCAGTGATGGCCTTCGGGGCCGGCGTGCTGCTGTCAGCGGTCGGTTTCGAGCTGGTCGGGGAAGCCTACGAGCAGGCAGGACTGGCGCCGACGGCCATCGGCACGCTGGCCGGTGTCGTGGTTTACACGGCGGGCGACATGTGGCTGGCCCGGCGCGGTGCCCGCCACCGCGAGCGCTCCGGCCACCACCGGGACCAGGCACGGCCCTCCAAGGACCAGCAGAACGGTTCGGGACTCGCGCTGGCCTTCGGTGCCCTGCTCGACGGCGTTCCGGAGTCGGCGGTCATCGGCGTGAGCCTGCTCGACGGCGGAGCAGTGAGTCCGGTGACCGTGGCGACGCTGTTCGTCAGCAATGTTCCCGAAGGGCCGTCCAGCTCGGCGGGGATGAAGAAGGCCGGCCGTAGCAGGGCGCACGTCTTCGGGGCGTGGGGTGCCGTCGCCGCAGCGAGCACCCTTTCGGCGGTCCTCGCGACGGTCGCCGACACGATGATCCCCGAGGCGTTCGAGGAAGCCCACCTGGCCATCGGACTGGTCACGGTCAGCAGCTTCCTGGTCTCCTGCGCCCCTCCCACACCTGACGGCTCACAGGCGACCGCTTCACCGTGGTGCCCGCGGTGCCCGTGGTGA
- a CDS encoding SDR family oxidoreductase — MPDPTRVPVALITGGDSGIGRATAVRLAAAGMDVGITWHSDAQGAEETAAEVRSHGRRAVHAHQDLTDPSRAADVIDALVEKLGAVDVLVNNAGTGTSTPFLDIDHETVQQVLDVDLVGPFLCSQRAARHMIARGGGGRIVNVTSVHEHQPRVGAAPYCAAKAGLGLLTQVMALELAEHGITVNAVAPGEIATPMTGEIATPMTGQEDTDVTEERRPGIPLGRPGDAREVAAVIAFLAGTDASYTTGASWAVDGGMLRMGPQAGSHLDSDDWRRP, encoded by the coding sequence ATGCCAGACCCCACGCGTGTACCCGTGGCACTGATCACGGGAGGGGACTCGGGAATCGGCCGGGCCACCGCCGTACGGCTGGCTGCGGCCGGCATGGACGTCGGTATCACCTGGCACAGCGACGCACAGGGCGCCGAGGAGACCGCTGCCGAGGTACGGTCCCACGGCCGCCGGGCCGTCCACGCGCACCAGGACCTGACAGACCCGTCCCGCGCCGCGGACGTCATCGACGCCCTGGTGGAGAAGCTGGGAGCGGTCGACGTCCTGGTCAACAACGCGGGGACCGGTACGTCCACCCCCTTCCTCGACATCGACCACGAGACGGTGCAGCAGGTTCTGGATGTGGACCTGGTCGGACCGTTCCTGTGCTCCCAGCGGGCCGCGCGCCACATGATCGCGCGGGGCGGGGGAGGGCGGATCGTGAACGTCACGTCCGTGCACGAGCACCAGCCGCGCGTGGGAGCCGCGCCGTACTGCGCGGCCAAGGCCGGCCTGGGGCTGCTGACGCAGGTGATGGCGCTGGAGCTGGCCGAGCACGGGATCACGGTCAACGCGGTGGCACCCGGTGAGATCGCCACGCCCATGACCGGTGAGATCGCCACGCCCATGACCGGTCAGGAGGACACGGACGTGACCGAGGAACGCCGCCCCGGTATCCCGCTGGGCCGGCCGGGTGACGCCAGAGAGGTCGCCGCCGTGATCGCCTTCCTCGCCGGGACGGACGCGTCCTACACGACAGGAGCCTCATGGGCGGTGGACGGCGGCATGCTGCGCATGGGCCCGCAGGCCGGATCCCACCTGGACAGCGACGACTGGCGCAGGCCGTGA
- a CDS encoding putative quinol monooxygenase: protein MAYGYIGSMKTQPGKRDDVVAILLSGADSLRELGCRSYVVGLADDDPDTIVVTEVWDSKDHHDASLRLPETKEAIAAAMPLLTGEFTSRELVIAGGLGAGD from the coding sequence ATGGCCTATGGCTACATCGGTTCGATGAAGACTCAGCCCGGCAAGCGCGACGACGTGGTTGCGATCCTGCTCTCCGGAGCCGATAGTCTCCGCGAGCTCGGCTGCAGAAGCTACGTGGTGGGTCTGGCCGACGATGACCCGGACACGATCGTGGTCACGGAGGTCTGGGATTCGAAGGACCACCACGACGCATCCCTGCGGTTGCCCGAGACCAAGGAAGCGATCGCTGCTGCCATGCCCCTGCTCACCGGCGAGTTCACCAGTCGCGAACTGGTCATCGCCGGCGGCCTCGGCGCTGGTGACTGA
- a CDS encoding ricin-type beta-trefoil lectin domain protein, translating to MQAQGAIRSADAAAAGPDYVAMGSSFAAGPGITPVQSGNGAAACGRSSNNYPSIVARDIGANLTDVSCSGATTAHLLTDDQSGQAPQVRSVTGATRVVTITIGGNDVNYLGSLGSYSCQTSGGTNCGSVDQNAINQTFDVLTGRLQNVVNAVHDASPQAHVFLVNYFTILPDSGVCTDVPLTGDQAAFERSIATRLASATATAATTTGATLVDLGAASRGHDACASAPWVETYRPAAGRAQYHPNEAGMKAAATLVESALAASGQLRTAAVSSGIAGKCMDVASSGTADGTPVQLYGCNGTGAQKWTYAPDTGGALRALGGCLDVSAGGTANHTKVQLWQCNGSGAQRWIPGPNSSLVNPRSGRCLDVPNGSSADRTQLQIFDCNGTAAQRWTSAG from the coding sequence GTGCAAGCGCAGGGCGCCATCCGCAGCGCGGATGCCGCGGCGGCCGGTCCCGACTACGTCGCGATGGGCAGTTCCTTCGCCGCCGGTCCCGGAATCACACCGGTACAGTCCGGCAACGGGGCAGCAGCATGCGGACGGTCAAGCAACAACTACCCCAGCATCGTCGCCCGCGACATCGGCGCGAACCTGACGGACGTCTCCTGCAGCGGGGCGACGACCGCGCACCTGCTGACCGACGACCAGTCCGGCCAAGCACCGCAGGTCCGGTCCGTGACCGGGGCGACCCGCGTGGTCACGATCACCATCGGCGGCAACGACGTCAACTACCTCGGCAGCCTCGGCTCCTACTCCTGCCAGACCAGCGGCGGCACGAACTGCGGCAGCGTGGACCAGAACGCGATCAACCAGACCTTCGACGTGCTGACCGGACGGCTTCAGAATGTTGTGAACGCCGTCCACGACGCATCCCCGCAAGCGCATGTCTTCCTGGTGAACTACTTCACGATCCTGCCCGACTCCGGCGTCTGCACCGATGTGCCGCTCACCGGTGACCAGGCGGCATTCGAACGCAGCATCGCCACGCGCCTCGCCTCCGCGACCGCCACCGCGGCGACCACCACCGGTGCCACACTCGTCGACCTGGGAGCCGCCAGCCGCGGGCACGACGCCTGTGCCTCGGCCCCGTGGGTGGAGACGTACCGGCCGGCCGCCGGCCGCGCTCAGTACCACCCGAACGAGGCCGGCATGAAGGCCGCCGCCACGCTGGTGGAATCCGCCCTCGCGGCGTCCGGGCAACTGCGGACCGCGGCCGTCAGCTCCGGAATCGCGGGCAAGTGCATGGACGTGGCGAGCTCCGGCACCGCCGACGGCACCCCTGTCCAGCTCTACGGCTGCAACGGCACCGGCGCGCAGAAGTGGACGTATGCGCCCGACACCGGCGGCGCCTTGCGAGCCCTGGGCGGCTGCCTGGACGTCAGCGCCGGCGGGACTGCCAACCACACCAAGGTCCAGTTGTGGCAGTGCAACGGATCCGGTGCCCAGCGCTGGATACCCGGACCCAACTCCTCGCTGGTCAACCCCCGGTCCGGGCGTTGCCTCGACGTACCTAACGGTTCCAGCGCGGACCGGACCCAACTGCAGATCTTCGACTGCAACGGCACCGCAGCGCAGCGATGGACGTCGGCGGGATGA